In Helicobacter mastomyrinus, the sequence TTCTGTGCGCGTTTTTTGCATATACAAAATATACCCTTGCACGACTATCCTTACTTTAAGCATTTCTAACGCATAATTCTAGCTGAATTTTATATGCTTTAAGGGGTTCACTCTTGCGGACATTTTTATATCAAGCTACTCTTGCCACACAAAAGATTATTGATACCTTGCAGCATAAAGACAAATCACTCTATACCCTGCATCAAATCGGTGCAGGAGGCGATAGAAGCATAGGGGCGGACTTAGTGAGCGAGAGCATTTATAAGGAGTATTTGCTGCCTTTGGCAAGTATCAATTCCGAAGAGAGCGGCTTTATACAGGGGGCGAGAAGTGATTATATTATGCTAGACCCGCTCGATGGGAGCGATAACTTCCTCTCTCATATCCCTTATTATGGCGCTTCTTTGGCACTTTGTGATACAAATGGCAGAGTAAAGGAGGCTGTAATTTTTAACTTCTGCACTAAAGAGGGCAGAGCGCGAGTGGAGGATAAAGTCATACGATTTGCTATTGAATCCTATCTGCAAGAGGGCGAGGCGGCTTTTATCGCATTAGAATCTTTGCCACTCACAAAATGCGGAATTTTTGAAAAAGCGTATTCTAATCCGCATATCACTGCACTTTTATATCAAAATCGCTTAAAGTTCCGCTCTTTAGGGGCGAGTGCGCTATCTATCGCGCAATCTTATGAAGTGAATTTTATGCTTTTTATGGGTAATATCCGCGATTTTGATAGCAAGGCAGGATTGTTTTTATGCGAAAAGCTGCATCATATTCGCACAAATAATTTTACACTTATAAGCAAAGATAAGCATATTTTTGATATGATTTCACATATCGTTTTAGAATCTAAAGGATAGAAATGGGATTGGGTAGTTTGTTTAAACCAAAGAAAGAAGAAAACAAAGATAAAGAGCAAAACCAAGACGCACAGAAGATTGACGCACCTCCTAATCATTGGCTTAAATGCCCTAGTTGTAATGCTATGATGTACTATAAAGAGGTATTTTCACAAAGCCATATCTGCCCTAAATGCAATTATCAT encodes:
- a CDS encoding inositol monophosphatase family protein; this encodes MRTFLYQATLATQKIIDTLQHKDKSLYTLHQIGAGGDRSIGADLVSESIYKEYLLPLASINSEESGFIQGARSDYIMLDPLDGSDNFLSHIPYYGASLALCDTNGRVKEAVIFNFCTKEGRARVEDKVIRFAIESYLQEGEAAFIALESLPLTKCGIFEKAYSNPHITALLYQNRLKFRSLGASALSIAQSYEVNFMLFMGNIRDFDSKAGLFLCEKLHHIRTNNFTLISKDKHIFDMISHIVLESKG